The window CTCCAGTTGTTGATCTTGTTAGCCGGGGAGATTCGCCGTCGAGTTTTGAGCAGGAAGCTAAGGTTGTTAAAGTTTGATGACAAATACTGCGTAACAACACTTCATGTTGGAAATGTTGCCTATTAGAATTGTGTACGAGTGTGTTCTTTTTTTTCCCCCCCTTGTGACTCCGACGGTGGAGAaatttgcaaaataatcttACTCAActgtttatttaagaaaatgacCTCCTCAAGTGTATTTCGAATATACTTGAAGAgattattttcttaaataaatagttAACCAACGGTAAATGTACCAAAAACCGTCGAACCATGTGAAAACCAACTAGGGCCCACAGATCTAAtggtaatcaatacatgcaatcTGGTGTAGCATCTCCAACATCGAAGGAAGGAATTATTTTACAGAGTTTTGTGTAGATGTTGAACTCCTTTAACTTTTTGGACTAGTGTTTGGGGATGCCTTCGATAATAAATTGCGGTAATTTAGTAACTAGGTATGAAGTTTTGTGCCACCAATTATTGCTTACtcaaattaaatgatttaagaggaaagtgtaacatgctcaaGAGAAAAAGGTAATAACTTGTGAAATTGAATAAGTAGAACTACAGAATGgccaaaaaagaaaagaaaaaagaaagaaaaaacacGGGGAAAAAATCCATATAAATAGTACATTCATGGCCAGCAACAAACAATAGATTATAGAATAAACAATGCCTGGAGGTGCAGTCCATGctcttttcttttcttccttTTTCTCACTTTAATTTTTTGACCTTGATCTTTGTGGGGTTAAAAATATCCCAACAAAATATATACACACCCACTGCAAGAGAAAAATACGAACGCGGCAATGAAACATGCTTACAATTTACTCATAAGGCCACTCAAGATTCTAAAACACTGAAATACCTATAGATGATAATCCTTCTCTTCCTGTTCCCTTCGGCTAACACCAGTTTTTGTGACTACTTCGAGGGAGAGCTTGATTCTCTCGAAGAACCATGTGCAAAGATATTCAGTTTATTGATCTTCTTGGAAAAGGAATTCACGAGCTTTCGAGAACTTGATCTTTCCATGTTCCTCTTCATGCAAACATGATCTTTCTCCAAATCATTTAATCTCATCCGCAGCCTCGCTAGCTCAAGCTTCAATTCCCGGTTTTCTCGTCTTAGAGATGCATAGTTATCTCGAGGAGACATTGCAGCGCTTAGAGCTCCACTGCTGATCCGCCATGATTGATGTATATGTTTTGCATCATCATCTGGATGAGAGCATAAAGCATTGCGCAGTCTTAATTGTTCATAATAGAGAACCTGAACTATTGACTGGAGAGGAAGGCGCTCATTCTGTGCAGCATGTGCACCTGCTTCTTGTGAAAgtttctgaaaatcaatcaattTGCAGAGCCTTTTGCCGTCTGGATCCGGTAAACCTTGATGGGCCTGCAAATATCAATAGGTATTCCATTATAGTTAAATAGTTTTACCATGCCTTGATgttgacaaaaaaaattaaggCCAATTTACAGTTCTTACTTTAAGGTAAACATCAATAGCTCGATATAATCCATCATGGAAAGTGCGAGCATGTGTTGGTAAAGTTTCTGCAACAGCTATGAACTTGTTCAGCTTGAGGTTTGCATCGGGTGCAATTTCAGCCAGGTAATTGTCCACGAGTTTAGAAACTTTGCATAATGTAGTTTGGGAAGGTGAAGGAGGGCTATCAGATTCAAACACCAAGCCATCATCCATGTCTTCTTCACTATCATCCTGTTGAGAAAAATTAACCAATATTCTGTGAACAGTGTCAACATCAAATAACGTATCTCCAGCATGGCGGAAGGAAGGAATCAAAAGATCGTCTAGAGTAGCCATGTCTAATTGTGATCCTATACGCCTTTCAAGATCAAGTCGGCAAGCAACTGTGCAATCAAGAATCACAGCACTTCGTAGTAAACCAAAAAGAAAACTAATAGAAACGGCAAGTTTTTCAACCGGGAGGAGGCTAACAATTGTTTCAACTACTAGTCTTTCATGGTCGCTTGCTCCTGGTACCAAATCAACTTTTTGTTGAGCCGATTGATTCCATAAAGTAGAACTCTTTATTAACTCCTTTTGTGCATGATTCACCAGCGAAGCACCTATGCTTTCTGGCCTAACTCCACGGCATTTCATTGCAGTAATGACTCTTTGATACATGTCAATCCGAAGAACAGAAAGGTCTTCAATCCACCAATCTCCTTCACATTTGGTTTGTTTGCTCATGTGAAGTCTCCCCGAGCTACTATACTCCAACCGTGAGAAACTAGAAGCAATTTGCTCGACACAAGCTTTGGATGCGATTGCCTCAATGCATCGAGTGACAATTTTCAGTTCATCTGCAAGCGGTAGAAGGTTTTCACATTGTTGGAGGACTTCAACACACATTTCAAGGTTCTTACATACAATAGTCTCGAGATATTCTTCTGCTCGGGAGCCAAGATTATTCTTAGAGTACTCCTCGGTCATTTCAAGGTAATCAGAGACACAGCATAGCTCAGCGACATTTCCAGCTGTGATTTCAAAATTGACACCGTAACAGAACTGAGCTGCTAGTTCCATTGACATAGCACCTCCTGGCAGGCTAAGAAGCTCAATCTTGGATATGTCAGAGTCTCTGTGCTCGGCAACCAACTTTCGAATTCTTCCACTTCGTGAGACCAGCGGAAACTACAATTAGATTTTAATACATTCAGACTTTGTGTAATAAAGGGTTATGACCTTTCTTTATATCTAATAAAACATGATAGATTATTTTGCAATTTAAAAATACATGCGCAACCCACTCAAGGtgtaaaaatacattttgtAGGAACCAAAAATGAGCCAGAAAATATTACTGAAGCATTTTGAAGAAAACCTAACTGTCAATGAAAAATCACATCGCAAAATTGTATAAAGAAAACTTATGTAATATCTGGTTTTTTTCGATGTTTTCTATAAATCCTTCATCCAAGAATGTGCTGAATTTGTGATGTGATACCATTGATATAAAACAGGATATCTTTGAACTTTAAATATAGAATATTAggttaaaatataataatattagagTATTTTTGGAATGATGAGGGTGGAGATGAATTTTGgataagaaaatgaaaaatgtttccTCGTATTTCAGAATGGGAAAATAAAATGTAGAAACAAACAAAAATTTTCCCATTAATATgctgaaatattttaacttttGAAAACTGCTGATACGAAGCCTTACCTTATGCAATGTTCCTACATTTTATTTTCCCCATTAATATGCTGAAATATTTTAGCTTTTGAAAACTGCTGATACGAAGCCTTACCTTATGCAATGAAAATGTACCCCCATCAACTTCGATTGTTATATCACTTGGAACGTCTCGAAACACCCTATAGAAGACATGGAACAGACATTAGAGATGATTTTGGAGTTATAGcaaaaaaattacattaaaaGCATAGAGACCCACAAAATGAAACAAAGAAAAAATGATAATTGAGTCAGGAATCTTTGTATTTTTGGATTAGCAAAGCCGGTAGGAGAAAATAGATAAATCAATATCTACCCTCTGAAgaaacaaaatgaataaaaagaAACAAATCACTGAAAACAATTGATCATGCCTTGCATGCACAACTATGGCCTGATCCTTGGTTCAACAAAACACTGTCGGCCTAACTCATTTATCTGCACACTTTCTCTCTAGTAGAAATTTAAATCAagaaaaatctaaaagaaaggagaaatgatataaaacaaattttcttttaattggggCATGATCAGCATCTTTTAATCTATTAATGTTGGATTACACACTAGTATTTACCTCTGATTAACTTCCAGaaataataaaagaaaacaataaagaaCATGAATTAGGAAGGACCAAAATAAAAAAGCCAAAACACAAGGGAACCATCATCGTCTTTCATGTTCTCATCTTAACTGCCAGAGCAGTTTGGCATGAAATCAAGGAGACCTTCGTCCTCCTTCCAACGCTATCTGCGTTTGCTTTCTACGCATGTGGATCTATAATCTACGGCAGAAAACTCAAGAGCAAGAAGTAGATCAATGCGACTGTTCTAAAAGTATGATGAAGTAATTCCATGCAAAATCATCAGCTGCCAAGTGAAGTTTCATGAGAACTTTCTATACATCCGAACAAGAAACCAATACCAAGAGTTTAGTTTGCATTACACATTTGATCACCATATCGCTAAAATTTTGCAATTATCTATACAATCTATTGACTGATGCGTTAGTGAGCCCACAAAAACGATCAATAAAACTTCAAATACAAGTTTCAATTTTGTGTACTTCATTATAATTTCTAGAAAGAAAATAAGATGTCAGAAACACAATGATGGAAGATATTCCTGGTGCATAAATTTGCACATAATATATAATAACATAGAGACGAGAGAAAATTAGAGGAGGAGGACGAGGATGAAAACCTATAGACAGGCCGATCAACCTAGTACCCAGTTGACCAGAGCATGGGTTGGTCCACAAAATCGAAAGAGAAGTCAACTGGCAAAGAGCATTTTAAGGCCGCAGAGAAAATGTAAGGTCCGATCGACCTGAGACATCTGTCCCATGAACAAATGCACATTTTCAATTCAAATGGTGCATCCCTTCGTCATGAAGGTTCGGGGATGATTATTAGAAGCATCAACGTACTTTTTAATACACTAAAAAGTACAATCCCACTATGTTTAAGACTGCAAAACAATTTCAAACCAAACTGCGAGTTTCATAGTAGCAAGCCCATGAAACAACTTACCACCTGATATATTAGCGAACAAGATAACTATGACAAACAAAATCAAGAAATAAAGTCCGAACCTTCAGAATACATATTCCGTAGCTCTatcttaaaaaaaaacacacatcgAGCAAAATCTATTTTAGTTGATCACGAAACACTTGAGCCTAAAAGAACAGAAGGAGAATGAGCAAAACAAACCATTCAGTGCATTGCTGCCGCGGGCACTTGGCCAACGGCAGCTGCTGTTGGTGATGCCTGTCCATGGAAAACAAACTGAAGAAATCCCAGAGAGAAAAGTTGGAAACTTTCGCAAGAGAAAAGAAGAATGAGGGGTTAATGAAACAAAGTTAGGAGAGAGACAGAGCGCTGCAAACATGAGATAATGGCGTTGGCACGATCCTTGGGTCATTTTGTCGAACAGTTGATGTTCAAATCATTGAAATGCAAATTGCCCAATAGAATGGCCTCTCATGTGGGTCAGATAATCTTAAAAAAATCATCTAGGAAACCATTTTCTTGGCTAGATTTGTGCTCATAAAGGGGCGTAAATAAAGGAGAAGAgggttttgttttttgttttcttctatCATCAAAGTCAAGAATTGCCATTGAAAAACAGGAAAATCGCACTCTCCACCCATAAAAGTAACAAAAAGCCGGAGATTAAAATAAAAGTCGGTCTGTTTTGACAATTTAAACTTTGTCCCCCCCATTAATTCATTATTCCTTTGCTCGAATCCGACATTGtaactaatttatttattttttttcaaaactatacataaataaatatgcATCTCCAATAAGACGAATCGATCTGGTTCATACTAAcactgaaaatattattttgacataaaatcatatatttttcaTAGATCAGGTCTGAGATCTTTGCTCACAAAATTGATTCGTGAAACAGTCTCATATGAATTTTtgtgattaaaaaaattatgtgaaaaatacttaaatatttttttagaacaTAGTAGTTATAGATCAAATACAAATGTAATAAAACAGTTTGTACTTTGGGATAAGGTAAAattttgtgtgaaacggtctcacgagtcgtatttgtgatatTTTAtactaatagtattactttttattgtgaatatgggtagggttgacccgtctcaccgattataatccgtgagacggtctcatatgagacttaCTCTTGAGATAAAACAAGAAGTTAGAAGAAAAATCGGAAAAGTTACGAAAATTACTAATAAGTCACACCATCTAGGTTAATTAACAAATTATGCAAGATAAAACTTTAAAGAAACTTTAGAGTCACATTGATATACAAAATTAATTAGTATGACATGCTCAAGTATTATAATATAGTAAGAATAGTAAGAGCCTTTGAGAAGTGTGGATACGAAGTATGTAAGTATTTGACTAATGATCAAGATTTCGATTCTCATTTCAACATTTTTTCGAGCGAGTTTGTCACGTAAGTTTGCTCAATACGATTTACTTATTTAGTATGATTTGCAAACTACTACGTAAATTCAGAATTTTATCACGTATATATGAAATAATAACGGTCATATTACCTCACGTGTAAGAATATAAAATTGAGTGGCTTATTTGCCGATTCGACTCGTATTAAATCCTCGGATAGATtatctattttattaaattaatgtgATGCAACGGAAAAAAGTCCTCACGGTTGTTAAGTTGGAATGCATAAGAATGGAAACTGAGAATTACATATATGTCATTTATTTGTGAGGCGGtggaatatatttttaaaaaaatttaatgctacatatgttatttatttaatccAGCATAAATCGATCACGTCACAAGAATAAATAGTAGGATGAGTTCCGAAATATTTGTAAAATTTtacatataataaataataattttggaaAAATTATAGTGATGGAATTTTAATTTCTCTTTGTTCTAGTTAGTCGGAAAAATTAGGATTTTGATCTTATAAATTGGTTTgctttggatttagtcttgtAATTGTAAGTGAAATTTACAACAGAATGGTTGAATCAAGCTCGTAAAGATAAAGCTGTATAGTATGTGTATCGTATATGTAAAACAAAACCAAATCGAGGCATGTAGCAAATACGGTTTTCTTAAAACGGATTTGTCCCCTCCTGTATGTGCTTCGGGGATTTAACCGGACGTCTGTTTCCCAATATACAACGGGCAGACCTGCATTGATGTAACAAAGATCACTATGCTAGCGAACGAAAGAGTGCCTGAATTTTATCAGCGGAACACGCAGAGCAGGAGCAGCTTTCACAGGAATGAAATAGAAGGCAGAAATGCAGGAGAAGGAATGTTTgctagtgtttttttttttgccttgGCACATCCCCTATTTATACACGCTGATAGCAGCCATACAAAAGGCCAAAGGTTGCCATCAAGAGGCCTGCCGAAGCACCAATAATAAGGCAGATGAAGCACCAACAGTCAGACCATGTGAAAGGTCTCAAGGGCATGTGAAAGGTCTCTTCCAAAGAAAAATATTGCAAAATGTGGCATAGACTAGCTAGGCGATTTTTGCCTTGATTGGTCCGACATTCAAAGCACCAAGGTCGCGCTTATACGCTTGCACACAAGTCAAGCCTCTTCCatttcaaattaggcccatgATTTGTACTCTCTGCGCCGAAATGCCCGAGAAACAGCCTCTTGACCAATCATTCTTACACTTCCATAAAATATAACACAATATAAGTTCATTTATACCACTTTATTTTTCCGATGTAGGACAAATCCGCCTTCCCAAATTTCCATTCACTCATATGGAAAGTCCATAAACCTCACACcccaatatatattatatagatttaatccaacaatctcccacatGAATGAAATTTGAAAGTTACACGAAATGATTTTCTGATAAAGTTCAACAATTGAGTCATGCATAAGATAGGTAGGTGTTACCCTTTGAACCTTCTTTTGTGAAAGCATATTAATTCACTGATTGATAATAGACGTGATGTCCTTGAAATGTACAGTTGTTGTGTAAATTAGGATATACTTCGCACAAGATTCTCCTTGATACTATTAAGTTATTGTGATTGTGTTCGTTTTGGCTGTGAACACATTCCTGGTTCTACAAGAGGGTCTAGATTGAGCCCTGCAATTCTTTCGAAGCGACCCCACTTCTCTCTCACATAGATGATTCTATATTGCTTCTCATCAGAATCATTAAAATCCTTTAGCTTATCATCAAAATTCACTGTTTCATAATTGAAAAGAACTAAGGATAACCCCCACAGTGATTTTTCAAATTAGTGCGATTAGGTTGTCCCATCAAACCTAGTTCTTGGGATCTATGATCATCGTAAGTTGGgttttctttcgcacaaatttATTATATAGGCTTAAGCCTCATTCCCTTTGATTACTTTGCAACTAGCTCTCTGTTCAATCCTTTGTTTAGTGGATCCACTACATTACCCTTTGACTTTATGTAATCAAGAGATATAACTCCAGTTGAGAGTACATgtttaatgatattttgtatacGACATATAAGTCTAGACTTATCATTATACATATTGTTTTATGCTCTTCAAATCGTAGATTGGCTATCACAATGTATACATGTAGCCGACACATGTTTTGCCAATACTAAAACATCTTTTAAGAATTGATGGAGCCATTCAGCCTCTTCAGCACATTTGTTGAGAGCTATAAACTTGAATTCCATTGTGGATATGGCTATTACAGTTTGTTTAGAAGATTTCCACTCAATTGTTGCACCTCCTAAAGTTAATACAAATCCACTTGTAGATTTTGAGTCTTTCATATCAGATACCCAGTTTGAATAACTGTATCCTTCAATGACAACAAGATATCTGGTATAGTGCATCCCATTATCACGAGTGTACCTTAAGTATCTTAGCAATCTGATAATTTCTTTCTATTGTTCAAATTCTATATTACTCATGAATCTACACAATTTATTTACTGCATAGGCTATGTCTTATCTTGTACAACTCATTAAGTGCATCAGACTTTCAATTACTCGAGAGAATTCTAATTGAGACATACTCTCACCTTGATTCTTTGATAGATGTTGAGTGGTATCTATCGGAGTTCTAGCCAATGCAGAGTCATCCTTATTGAATTTCTCAAGGATTTTGTCCACATAATGTGACTGACTTAGAACTAGCCCTTCTGATGTTCTATGTATTTTAATTCCAAAGATCACATCGACTAAGCCCAAATCTTTCATGTCAAATCTCGGGTTAAATAACTTCTTAGTGAATTTATTCATCTTATCATTACTATCAATGATAAGCATGTCATATATAAAAAGACATAAAATGACATATACATTTTCAGTGTTCTTTATGTATACAAATTTGTCACATTCACTTAATTTAAATCAACTTTCTATCACGGCCTTATCATATTTTTTGTGACATTTCTGTGATGCTTGTTTTAAGCCATATAGATACTTCACCAGTTTACAAACTGAAGTATCATTTGCTGAGCACCTagaggtgcttcaaacaaaatattctccaagagctgcaatagctcgtgttctaagaatgtatacaccgatgaattagatcgagtttggtattaaaccaagcggaaaacaaTTGAAATAATCCTTCATTAAGAAacaatgatatattttatatcctgtgtaactgaataactgaaaataacagGAATCAATTGTgacatatatcagttcagttatggtgaagaATTGAACCGACATATGCTCTTACTGattaaatcagtttgaaaacaatagttaaacaattaaatacacaagatatatttATTGGATGCTCGgaaacttcaactgctcctacgtcaccctttctaccacctcgggtaggatccactagaagactttgattaattacagcAAATATAACAACCAGCACAGCTTAGAACTTACCCACTgcttaactgaactcctagactagactgaagaCAGCACCTTCCaatcaacacttctttaacgtctatgtgtcaaaaactacatacacaagtttattttctttgtgtaagactgtatttgagtagtgttgtgtgtgcgtgtgtgtgagAAATGAACAAGGAATGCACCacaaaggtgttctcacaccaCTGAGGGAAgtaagcttctaaactaagctgatatgacTGAGTATTCCCTctggctgattgcttcttgaaatatgataagtaaataagcgtgccctttctttttatcttcACACACTCATGTATTTTCATCTACTTGCTTATGGTCTTGAGCTTGTATTTATAGAGGCATTGAGATCGTACTTAATGACTCATCACATGTGATCGTTGCAACTTGAATGTATTCCTTGGTATACATGTCTTGAATTTTCTGACATGCCTCCAGGAATCTCTCGGCTTTAATctttgctgcaacgtccattattgtacctttgaTCATACAGATGTTTTGTATCTTTGTGCGTAGCTGGAACCACTTAGATTAGCTTCTAGATCTGAAAATGATTGATTCTTAACTGATGTTCCTAACTGGTCATCTGAACTAATCTTTAGTTgggctagtgaaatcagttgactcgtcaattgaactgatttcactctttcagttgaactggtcaactgggttcttcatcagttgaactcttcatcagctggtcgggcttctgaaggtcttctgctgaactacctatcaaaatcagttgaactgttcttTACTATGTCAATTGAACTGATTCAATTTGGTCGATCAATTGATGTTTTCAGTTaacgtctcgatagcttcagttttaccTCGTTTAACTGATCTGTTCGAAGACTGATCAGTTCCAGCTTCCTACGCACTAAGGTAAATTATTAGAAATATTAtagcaagttttgttaacatcaaaatcaagattacgaTTATGAAATATTCCCACACAAACTTTATTGTCTTGCCCAGCCGCAAAAAATCTCTCAGGTTGTCCCATGTAAATTCGTCTTTTAAATCTCCATTTAGAAAAGGTGTATTTATGTCCATTTGGTGTACTTAAAGATTTTGCAAGGTGGCAATCACAAGTATCACACAAATAGAGGTTATTCTCGATACAAGAGAATATGCGTAAAAGTAATCAAACCCTTCACGTTGATTGTAACCTTTGATTACCAATTTGGTTTTATACTTACCTATGGTTCCATCTGATTTCATTTTTCGTTTGAAAATCCATTTTCAGCCTAGTGGTTTGCTTCCCGGAGGAAGATTCACTAATTCTCATGTATGGTTTTGTAAAATGGATTCCGTTTTGGAACTGATAGCCACTTTCCATAGAGGTCCCTCAGATGAACTCATTATTTCTTTGAAACTTTGAGGTTCACTTTCCATCATAAAAGTTCCAAAGGATTTCTCAGACCTGGCTCTCTTACTACGTCTAGGTTCAATATCTTTGTTAAGCTCTTGTTATTTTCCAATTGTCTCATATAATCTTTTGGATGAACTTGGTTCTTCCTTAGATTTGCATGGAAACATAAGTTCAAAGAACCAAGAATTTTTTGATTCCATTATCGTATTCTTATGAATATCAGGTATTTGAGATTCGTGTACAAGAAAACGATAAGCGCTATTGTTTTGAGcatatccaatgaaaattcagttAACAGTTTTTTGTCATATCTTTACTTTCTTTGGAGTGGATACTGTGACCTTGGCAACACACCCCTACACTCGCAAGTATTGGTAGGAAGGACTTCTATATTTCCATAACTCGTATGTACTTTTATCTCGCTTCTTTCGGGGCACCTATTTCAAAAGTAATTTGCTATTAGAACAGCTTCTCTCCACATGTTCTGTGGTAAACTAAAACTCAATAACAACACATTCATTATTTCTTTCAAGGTACGATTTTTTCTCTTTGCAATgtcattttgctgaggagaatAAGGTGAAGTTTTTTCGTGTTTGATACCATGTTGAGAACAAAACCCAGCAAATGGTGATTCATATTCACCTCCACGATCACTTCTTAGCACTTTAATTTTCTTGCTAAATTAGTGTTCAACTTCACTCTTATATTGAACAAATTTCTTAATTGCTTCATGAAGATAGacataacaaaattttgtgTTATCATCAACAAAAGTAATAAAGTATTTATTTCCACCACGTGTTTGCACACCTTTTAAATCCCATTTATCACTCTGAATTATATCGATGGGTTCACAATTTCTttgaattatttgaaaaatgatCTCGTTCGTTTTTCCTCAACACAAGTTTCACATTTGTGTTGTTTATCAATTTGGAATGAAGGAATGCTTTTCATGTTAATTAGTCTATGAATTCTATCATAATTAATGTGTTCAAATATGCCATGCTACAAACAAGAAGACTCAAGAAAGTaagcaaaaatattaattttattaatcacgGGAAAAATAGACATTACATGAGTTTGAATAGACCATTACGAACATAACATTTGCCAACAAACATTCCACTTTTAGACAAAACAATCTTATCTGACTCAAAAATAATGCGGAAACCATGCTTGTTAGCAAACATCTCCTTGTCCGAGAAAATTTGGCGAGTGGCACCAGTATCGATCCACCACTCTCTTGGGTTCGAATCCACCAGATTAACTTCTGAAATTACAACACAAAGATTCATGTTCGAAACCTCCTGAGAAATGTTCTCTACCACATTCGCCTCTCGATTTCTCTTCGGCTTCTTACACTCAGGCCCAGTTTGGTAGGTGGGATAGTGGATGGATTGATAGATAGTCAGTTGTTTGgttcaattattaaatttgagattgattatttGTGGGAcaatttgggattaaatttgGGATTCTGTGTCCTTGCTTTCAGGCGTGATTATTTTTATCCGAGTGGActgaaattagcgacggtttttgaaaatagatcggcgacggtttctgaAAAAAAATCGACGACGGATtctaatcggcgacggtttctcaacatcggcgacggtttcatgactaataaaccgtcgctatatgtcAACGGTTTcacaagatcggcgacggtttctcagaaaccgtcgctattagcgacgggttttaagaatccgtcgctattagcgacgggttttaagaatccgtcgctaatgttccggaagggcaatttcgtatcttcatcaaaaaattcaaaattatcctacacttaataatcttaccaaacatagtattattttacatcatatattacaatcctaccacaatcattCTCATATCAATCATTCAATTATCACATCCTACAAACCAAGCGGACCCTCAGAGGCCTTGTGAACCACACCATCATAGTTG is drawn from Primulina eburnea isolate SZY01 chromosome 10, ASM2296580v1, whole genome shotgun sequence and contains these coding sequences:
- the LOC140803095 gene encoding BTB/POZ domain-containing protein At5g48800 isoform X1, producing the protein MDRHHQQQLPLAKCPRQQCTEWVFRDVPSDITIEVDGGTFSLHKFPLVSRSGRIRKLVAEHRDSDISKIELLSLPGGAMSMELAAQFCYGVNFEITAGNVAELCCVSDYLEMTEEYSKNNLGSRAEEYLETIVCKNLEMCVEVLQQCENLLPLADELKIVTRCIEAIASKACVEQIASSFSRLEYSSSGRLHMSKQTKCEGDWWIEDLSVLRIDMYQRVITAMKCRGVRPESIGASLVNHAQKELIKSSTLWNQSAQQKVDLVPGASDHERLVVETIVSLLPVEKLAVSISFLFGLLRSAVILDCTVACRLDLERRIGSQLDMATLDDLLIPSFRHAGDTLFDVDTVHRILVNFSQQDDSEEDMDDGLVFESDSPPSPSQTTLCKVSKLVDNYLAEIAPDANLKLNKFIAVAETLPTHARTFHDGLYRAIDVYLKAHQGLPDPDGKRLCKLIDFQKLSQEAGAHAAQNERLPLQSIVQVLYYEQLRLRNALCSHPDDDAKHIHQSWRISSGALSAAMSPRDNYASLRRENRELKLELARLRMRLNDLEKDHVCMKRNMERSSSRKLVNSFSKKINKLNIFAHGSSRESSSPSK
- the LOC140803095 gene encoding BTB/POZ domain-containing protein At5g48800 isoform X2, with protein sequence MSMELAAQFCYGVNFEITAGNVAELCCVSDYLEMTEEYSKNNLGSRAEEYLETIVCKNLEMCVEVLQQCENLLPLADELKIVTRCIEAIASKACVEQIASSFSRLEYSSSGRLHMSKQTKCEGDWWIEDLSVLRIDMYQRVITAMKCRGVRPESIGASLVNHAQKELIKSSTLWNQSAQQKVDLVPGASDHERLVVETIVSLLPVEKLAVSISFLFGLLRSAVILDCTVACRLDLERRIGSQLDMATLDDLLIPSFRHAGDTLFDVDTVHRILVNFSQQDDSEEDMDDGLVFESDSPPSPSQTTLCKVSKLVDNYLAEIAPDANLKLNKFIAVAETLPTHARTFHDGLYRAIDVYLKAHQGLPDPDGKRLCKLIDFQKLSQEAGAHAAQNERLPLQSIVQVLYYEQLRLRNALCSHPDDDAKHIHQSWRISSGALSAAMSPRDNYASLRRENRELKLELARLRMRLNDLEKDHVCMKRNMERSSSRKLVNSFSKKINKLNIFAHGSSRESSSPSK